The Ensifer adhaerens genome contains a region encoding:
- the metF gene encoding methylenetetrahydrofolate reductase [NAD(P)H] has product MTAQTLYPAERGNLRLSFEYFPPKTDEMEAQLFQTADDLSAFGPAFITVTYGAGGSTKARSLTTVRRLIAESGFANTAAHLTCVGAPKAEVDAVIDEYLSFGVRHFVALRGDPQGGIGSTYQPHPEGYASSTDLVRAIRARGDDIEISVSSYPEKHPESPDVAADIDMLKRKVDAGATRALTQFFFDNNDFERYLERVRRAGVNIPIVPGILPINNLAQVQKFAGLCGATVPEAIVTRLVHLEDQPVERFKEATHIAAEQIVDLARRGVRDFHIYSMNRTPLVTAVLDLVGFERASVEAVGAIDAPRMVAAGAAA; this is encoded by the coding sequence ATGACGGCACAGACGCTTTACCCGGCCGAACGCGGCAATCTCCGGCTCTCCTTCGAATATTTCCCGCCCAAGACCGACGAGATGGAAGCGCAGCTCTTCCAGACGGCAGACGACCTTTCGGCCTTCGGTCCGGCCTTCATCACCGTCACCTACGGCGCCGGCGGCTCGACCAAGGCGCGTTCGCTGACGACGGTCAGGCGCTTGATCGCGGAAAGCGGCTTTGCCAATACCGCTGCGCACCTGACCTGCGTCGGCGCGCCGAAGGCGGAGGTCGATGCCGTGATCGACGAGTATCTCAGCTTCGGCGTCCGCCACTTCGTGGCGCTGCGCGGCGATCCCCAGGGCGGCATCGGCAGCACTTACCAGCCGCATCCCGAGGGTTACGCCAGCAGCACCGACCTCGTGCGGGCGATCCGTGCGCGCGGGGACGACATCGAGATTTCCGTCTCCTCCTATCCGGAGAAGCACCCGGAAAGCCCTGACGTCGCCGCTGACATCGACATGCTGAAGCGCAAGGTCGATGCGGGCGCAACCCGGGCCCTGACCCAATTCTTCTTCGACAACAATGATTTCGAGCGCTACCTCGAACGAGTGCGGCGCGCTGGCGTCAACATCCCGATCGTGCCGGGCATTCTGCCGATCAACAATCTGGCGCAGGTGCAGAAATTCGCTGGCCTCTGTGGCGCCACCGTGCCGGAGGCGATCGTCACGCGGCTCGTGCATCTCGAGGACCAGCCGGTCGAGCGCTTCAAGGAGGCGACCCACATCGCCGCCGAGCAGATCGTCGATCTCGCCCGGCGCGGCGTACGCGATTTCCATATCTATTCGATGAACCGCACGCCGCTGGTGACAGCCGTGCTGGATCTCGTCGGTTTCGAGCGGGCCTCTGTGGAAGCGGTGGGCGCGATCGATGCACCGCGGATGGTGGCGGCCGGCGCGGCCGCCTGA
- a CDS encoding ArsR/SmtB family transcription factor gives MALQRELGLDALVDVLKAAGEPTRMRLVALLAAGDLTVTDLTEILGQSQPRISRHLKLLAEVELIDRYQEGAWAYFRLRQDGARVGLVRAMLASASVDDAVLARDAARLTTLKKARSEKAQAYFSRNAAGWDELRRLHVSERDVEAKLREMVGDEPVESLLDLGTGTGRILQLFEGLYRRGIGVDASRDMLAVARSNLDRAGITKASIRHGDIFNLPLDGQTFDLVTIHQVLHFLEEPEAAIAEAARMLMPGGRLVIIDFAPHGLEHLRDEHAHARLGFSHQAMADWLAKAGLVLEKTTDLSPEGANDGKLTVTIWLARDRRAVNENETPRPRVQAGGV, from the coding sequence ATGGCTCTGCAGAGAGAACTGGGTCTGGATGCGTTGGTGGACGTGCTGAAGGCGGCGGGCGAGCCGACCCGCATGCGTCTCGTCGCGCTTCTCGCCGCCGGCGATCTGACCGTCACCGATCTTACCGAAATTCTCGGTCAATCGCAGCCACGCATTTCCAGGCATCTGAAGCTGCTGGCGGAGGTCGAGCTGATCGACCGCTACCAGGAGGGCGCCTGGGCCTATTTCCGCCTCCGTCAGGACGGTGCCCGGGTCGGGCTCGTGCGGGCGATGCTGGCCTCCGCCTCCGTCGACGACGCGGTGTTGGCGCGTGATGCAGCCCGGCTCACCACCTTGAAGAAGGCGCGCTCGGAGAAGGCGCAGGCCTATTTCAGCCGCAACGCCGCCGGCTGGGACGAGCTTCGCCGCCTGCATGTCAGCGAGCGTGACGTCGAGGCGAAGCTGCGCGAAATGGTGGGCGACGAGCCGGTCGAAAGCTTGCTCGATCTCGGCACCGGCACAGGCCGCATCCTGCAGCTCTTCGAGGGCCTCTATCGGCGCGGTATCGGCGTCGACGCCAGCCGCGACATGCTTGCGGTGGCGCGCTCCAATCTCGATCGCGCTGGCATCACCAAGGCGTCGATCCGCCATGGGGACATCTTTAACCTGCCGCTCGACGGCCAGACCTTCGACCTCGTCACCATTCACCAGGTGCTGCATTTCCTCGAAGAGCCGGAAGCCGCGATCGCGGAAGCCGCGCGCATGCTGATGCCGGGTGGACGGCTGGTCATCATCGACTTCGCGCCGCACGGACTTGAGCATCTGCGCGACGAGCACGCCCATGCGCGCCTCGGCTTCTCGCACCAGGCGATGGCCGATTGGCTGGCGAAGGCTGGCCTTGTGCTCGAGAAGACCACGGATCTTTCGCCTGAGGGGGCGAATGATGGAAAATTGACGGTGACGATCTGGCTCGCGCGTGATCGGCGGGCCGTGAACGAGAATGAAACGCCGCGGCCGCGTGTCCAGGCGGGGGGAGTATAA